A window of the Gossypium hirsutum isolate 1008001.06 chromosome A05, Gossypium_hirsutum_v2.1, whole genome shotgun sequence genome harbors these coding sequences:
- the LOC107959905 gene encoding protein SIEVE ELEMENT OCCLUSION B — protein sequence MDQHKTTAGALQTPMTGPINNPAAVAQALLHNPGATQALNNNPTAATAAQALLGNHGVTHKPHLNNPGVGQQLISYPGVGQQHINNPGVGQQLISYPGVGQQHISNPGVGQLMGVPGSGQGSINKPSTAQALMRSPSDSRALIRGDRGSMLSMSDDNVMMNQILATHAPDGREFDVRPLLYLVEDILNRATQHVDFLVKGTLDQVELEERAQAANHIAMLEALTYTIDRIACELSYKALGGSDAHATTTAIFNLLSSYTWDAKLVISLSAFALNYGEFWLLAQIYSTNQLAKSMAVLRQLPSLLEHAAPLKPRFDALNSLIRTMMDVTRCVVQFKELPLKYISPDAPALATAMTHIPTAVYWTIRSMVACATQISSLTNAGHEFGVSTTESWELSTLAHKLRNIYEHLKQQLSYCYKHIDERMDVEIYQMLLAIFDPNVLHIDNMKALKALIYDKDDKQPLLDGATKRQVSLDVLRRKNVLLLISSLEFANDELAILEQIYNESRIHATRLESQYEVVWILIVDHSIIPLPEEMQTKFENLQSTMPWYSVQDPLFIKKPVIRFIKEVWHFRTKPILVVLDPQGKVVSPNAIHMMWIWGSTAFPFTSLREEALWREETWRLDLLVDGIDPTVLTWIKEEKYIFLYGGDDIEWIRRFANSARSVASASRIPLEMVYVGKSNKREQVKKVTGIINAEKLSYAWQDQAMIWFFWSRLESMLFSKIQLGRGDDQDPMLQQIKKLLSYGREGGWAVLSRGSNIAVNGHSSTVLPALGGYDEWKINVAEKGFDGAFKEYHDKLHDAAHPCCRFEFPNTIRIPETMRCPECPRLMEKYTAFLCCHDEQGIPGSLF from the exons ATGGATCAGCACAAAACAACCGCAGGGGCTCTTCAGACACCAATGACTGGACCTATCAACAATCCCGCTGCTGTTGCTCAGGCACTCCTCCATAACCCCGGTGCTACTCAAGCACTCAATAATAATCCAACTGCTGCTACTGCTGCTCAGGCACTCCTTGGCAACCATGGTGTTACTCATAAGCCACACCTCAATAACCCTGGGGTTGGTCAGCAACTCATCAGCTATCCCGGAGTTGGTCAGCAACACATCAACAATCCTGGTGTTGGTCAGCAACTAATTAGCTATCCCGGAGTTGGTCAGCAACACATCAGCAATCCTGGTGTTGGTCAGCTCATGGGTGTTCCTGGATCTGGTCAGGGATCCATCAACAAACCTAGTACTGCTCAAGCACTGATGAGGAGTCCTAGTGATTCTCGGGCACTCATCCGGGGTGACCGTgggagcatgttaagcatgtcggATGACAATGTGATGATGAACCAAATTTTGGCAACTCATGCTCCTGATGGTCGAGAATTTGATGTCAGACCTCTTCTCTATTTGGTTGAGGACATCCTCAACCGCGCCACCCAACATGTTGATTTCCTTGTTAAG GGTACTCTAGATCAGGTTGAACTGGAAGAGAGAGCCCAAGCAGCAAATCATATAGCTATGCTTGAAGCTCTTACATATACTATTGATCGAATTGCATGCGAG CTATCATACAAGGCTTTGGGAGGTTCTGATGCACACGCAACAACAACTGCAATTTTCAACTTGCTATCAAGTTATACGTGGGATGCTAAGCTAGTGATATCCCTATCAGCCTTTGCCTTGAACTATGGAGAATTTTGGCTTCTTGCTCAGATTTACTCCACAAACCAACTTGCCAAATCAATGGCAGTCTTGAGGCAACTGCCATCTTTGCTAGAGCACGCTGCTCCTCTGAAACCTCGGTTTGATGCACTAAACAGTTTGATTCGGACAATGATGGACGTGACTAGATGTGTCGTGCAGTTCAAAGAGCTGCCATTAAAGTACATTTCTCCGGATGCACCGGCATTGGCCACTGCCATGACCCACATCCCAACTGCTGTATATTGGACCATCAGGAGCATGGTGGCTTGTGCAACTCAAATTTCCAGCCTTACTAATGCGGGTCATGA GTTTGGAGTATCAACCACAGAGTCATGGGAGTTGTCAACCTTGGCTCACAAACTCAGAAACATATATGAACATCTGAAGCAGCAGCTGAGCTACTGCTACAAACATATAG ATGAAAGGATGGATGTTGAGATTTATCAGATGCTTCTGGCTATCTTTGACCCGAACGTGTTGCACATTGACAACATGAAAGCTCTCAAGGCCTTGATTTATGACAAGGATGATAAACAGCCCCTCCTTGATGGTGCTACAAAGAGACAA GTTAGCCTGGACGTGCTAAGAAGGAAAAATGTGCTCTTGCTCATTTCAAGCCTCGAATTCGCCAACGATGAGCTAGCAATTCTTGAGCAGATATATAATGAATCAAGGATCCATGCAACGAGGCTCGAGAGTCAGTATGAAGTCGTTTGGATCCTAATTGTGGATCATTCCATCATCCCATTGCCTGAAGAAATGCAAACCAAATTCGAGAACCTACAAAGTACCATGCCATGGTACTCAGTGCAGGACCCTTTGTTCATAAAGAAGCCGGTCATCAGGTTCATCAAGGAGGTTTGGCATTTCAGGACAAAGCCAATCCTTGTGGTGCTTGATCCTCAAGGGAAGGTGGTTTCCCCTAATGCAATTCATATGATGTGGATTTGGGGAAGCACTGCTTTCCCCTTCACTAGTTTGAGAGAAGAAGCTCTTTGGAGGGAAGAAACATGGAGGCTTGATCTTCTGGTTGATGGAATTGACCCGACGGTCCTCACTTGG attaaagaagaaaaatacaTTTTCTTGTATGGAGGGGACGATATCGAGTGGATAAGAAGATTTGCAAATTCAGCACGCAGTGTTGCATCTGCGTCTCGCATTCCTCTTGAGATGGTGTATGTGGGGAAAAGCAACAAAAGGGAGCAAGTGAAGAAAGTGACAGGAATTATCAATGCGGAGAAGCTTAGCTATGCTTGGCAAGATCAAGCCATGATATGGTTCTTCTGGAGCAGGTTAGAGAGCATGCTATTTTCAAAGATTCAGTTAGGCAGAGGTGATGACCAAGACCCAATGCTGCAACAAATAAAGAAGCTGCTTAGCTATGGCAGAGAAGGTGGATGGGCAGTGCTTAGTAGAGGGTCTAATATAGCGGTGAATGGCCATTCCAGCACAGTTTTGCCTGCTTTGGGTGGTTATGATGAATGGAAGATAAATGT